GTTGAAGTAGTCGATAGCGATCTCCTCGCCTATCTGACCGATCTCGAATGCCAGGCCCCGGCGCTTCATCTCTGTCTCCACCGAGACCCGAAGGCGGACGAGTTCTGCGTCGGACAGTTTGCTCATGTCCATGCTACCTGCGTCCAATCCCACTCGGACGCTGGTTCCTTTTTTCTTGCTGCCCACACGCATACCTACCGGGTCCTCTTCGATACTGCCGGGCCGGCGAATTCGAGGTGCGCCGAATCCAGAAAGCGGAGTCGAGGCGTGACGAGAGGTAGAAGGAGGACTTGTTTTCTGTGCCCCACATTCATCCGCGCCCTTCCTCCGGAAGCACCAACTTGCCCTCGCTGCTCATCTTCTCGCAGAAGGCGTCGAACTGCGCCCTGGCGAGTTTCGAGGGTTTGGATTGACCGTTTTCCCAGCGGTTGACGGTGGCGTAGCTGACGCCGAGCCGCCGGGCCAGATCCTCCTGGCTCAGAGCCAGCTGTCGCCGGATCTCCTTCACCAGCGCCGCAAATTTCCGAGCTTCTGTGTCCATTCGGTGCACCTCTCGTTCGGGACGCGGACCCGGGCCTCCGCCCGCATATAATAGCTTATGATATAACATTCGCAAGGCAGAGGCAAGGGAAATCCGCGCGTGCTCCCACGCGATGGGTCACGGCGGCCAGCTTCCGAATGGCAGGAGCAGCCGGTCGGAGCGCGCCGGTTGACCCGCATAGAGCCATGCCGGAAAAGCGGCGCCGTCGAGTTTCACCGGCACCAGCACACGCCTGTAGAGGCGGGGTCCGCCGGGCAGGAAGCCCTCGAGGTGGTCGATGGCCGGGAGGCGGGTCTCGGGATCGTCGAAGGTCAGGAGCTCGCCGTACACGGGGCCCCAGCGGCCGCCCGGGGCGCCGTTGACGCTCGCCATCCATGGCTCGCGCCCTTCGGGCGTGCCTCCGGCACGTCCAAATCCGCCATCCTGCGGATTTGTCTCCCTGGGCTCGGGGTGTGCGGCGCGTGCGGCGAACTCCGCGGCCAGGCGCGCCTGTGTGGCCACGTCGGCGAGCGGGTCGGCGGTGCCGTGGGCCAGGACGTCCGCCTCAGGCACCTCCAGGACCGGGATGCCGGAGGGCAGCTCGTACAGGCGGCCCCGGACGACCGCCTCCTCCACGGAGAGGACGCCCCGGCAGAACCGCTCGTGGTTCCAGTAGCCCCGCTTGAGGGTCCCGTAGACGAAGAGTCTCAGGAGCCCGGTTGTGTTCTCCTTCGGGGGTTGACGCTCGCCGTCCGTGGCTCGCGCCCTTCGGGCGTGCCTTCGGCACGTCCAATTCGACTCTCCTGCCGAATTGTCATTGGGGTTCATGGGTGATTCTCTCCGGTTCATGCGGCTCTCTGTCACGGCGCCTTCCCCCGTTTTCCCTGGGCGATGAAGGTGAACGACTCCCTGGAGAACTCCATGAGACTCTCGTGCCTGAACACGAGCATGGTCATGGACTCCAGCGGGAGCGGCCGCCACCCGCGCTCGTCGGCCAGCACGGCGTCGAGGAAGGCCGGATCCGAGGCGTAGAGTACCGCCCGGTGGCGCCGGTGGATGCGCAGTTCCAGCGGCTTGTTCCCCTTGAGCACCAGGACCGTCCCGGGCTGGCGGCGGGAGGCCAGCACGGCGGTGATCTGCCCCCGGCACAGGGCCAGGTCGCGCTTGAAGCGCTCGAGGTCCGGCGTCTCGTCCCGGAAGGCACGGTCCGCCAGTCGGAAGAGGAGCTCGCTGTCCACCTCGGCGAAGCGCCGCAGCCGGAGCCTCCGGAACAGGCGGTCGGCGTTGTAGATGGTGCCGTTGTGGGTGCCGATGACGTCCCCCGCGCGGATGGGGTGGTTGTTTCGGTTGATGCGCTCGTCGCCGCGGGTGCGCCGGCGGGTGTGGCCGACGAGGAGCGTGGCCCTGTTGTCCATCCCGGCCAGGACCTCCTGGAACGCCTTGTCGGTGACGAACTGCCCGGCCGGTACGGGTCGCTTGAAGAGCCGGTGCTCGCCGTCGCGGTTGAGCCAGGCGACGCCGGTGGCGTGGGGGCCCC
The Dissulfurirhabdus thermomarina DNA segment above includes these coding regions:
- a CDS encoding helix-turn-helix domain-containing protein, translated to MDTEARKFAALVKEIRRQLALSQEDLARRLGVSYATVNRWENGQSKPSKLARAQFDAFCEKMSSEGKLVLPEEGRG
- a CDS encoding gamma-glutamylcyclotransferase family protein, with product MNPNDNSAGESNWTCRRHARRARATDGERQPPKENTTGLLRLFVYGTLKRGYWNHERFCRGVLSVEEAVVRGRLYELPSGIPVLEVPEADVLAHGTADPLADVATQARLAAEFAARAAHPEPRETNPQDGGFGRAGGTPEGREPWMASVNGAPGGRWGPVYGELLTFDDPETRLPAIDHLEGFLPGGPRLYRRVLVPVKLDGAAFPAWLYAGQPARSDRLLLPFGSWPP
- a CDS encoding class II glutamine amidotransferase, whose product is MCGLAGVIFGKKRRRAEERDHLAWLFTRLLVLSESRGPHATGVAWLNRDGEHRLFKRPVPAGQFVTDKAFQEVLAGMDNRATLLVGHTRRRTRGDERINRNNHPIRAGDVIGTHNGTIYNADRLFRRLRLRRFAEVDSELLFRLADRAFRDETPDLERFKRDLALCRGQITAVLASRRQPGTVLVLKGNKPLELRIHRRHRAVLYASDPAFLDAVLADERGWRPLPLESMTMLVFRHESLMEFSRESFTFIAQGKRGKAP